A single region of the Actinoplanes sp. SE50/110 genome encodes:
- a CDS encoding carbohydrate ABC transporter permease, with translation MSARRPILSHLFLICWAVLTTLPLLWAVLSSFKSDTEILTDPWRPPSRLRWENWTRAWTSAHLGRYFVNSAVVVTGALTITMLFGAMAAYVLARYRFRGHRIAYYAFAGGMMFPVFLALVPLFFVVRDLGLLGTLPGLTLVYAAYSLPFTVFFLTAFFRTLPGAVAEAAMVDGCGHLGLFFRIMLPMARPGLLSVGIFNFLFQWNQYVLPIVLMQGEGAESRWVLAQGLTALAVSEGYRGDFSGLFAGMTIAMLPVLAAYLIFHRQVQSGLSAGQLR, from the coding sequence GTGAGCGCGCGCCGGCCGATCCTGTCGCACCTGTTCCTGATCTGCTGGGCGGTGCTGACCACGCTGCCGCTGCTGTGGGCGGTGCTCAGTTCGTTCAAGAGCGACACCGAGATCCTCACCGACCCGTGGCGCCCGCCGTCCCGGCTGCGCTGGGAGAACTGGACCCGCGCCTGGACCTCGGCCCACCTCGGCCGCTACTTCGTGAACAGCGCGGTGGTGGTGACCGGCGCGCTGACCATCACCATGCTGTTCGGCGCGATGGCGGCGTACGTGCTGGCCCGCTACCGGTTCCGCGGCCATCGGATCGCCTACTACGCGTTCGCCGGCGGCATGATGTTCCCGGTCTTCCTCGCCCTGGTGCCGCTCTTCTTCGTGGTCCGCGACCTGGGCCTGCTCGGCACGCTGCCCGGGCTCACCCTGGTCTACGCCGCCTATTCGCTGCCGTTCACGGTGTTCTTCCTGACCGCGTTCTTCCGCACCCTGCCGGGCGCCGTCGCCGAGGCCGCGATGGTCGACGGCTGCGGCCACCTCGGCCTGTTCTTCCGGATCATGCTGCCGATGGCCCGCCCCGGCCTGCTCAGCGTCGGCATCTTCAACTTCCTCTTCCAATGGAACCAGTACGTGCTGCCGATCGTGCTGATGCAGGGCGAGGGCGCCGAGAGCCGGTGGGTGCTGGCCCAGGGCCTGACCGCGCTCGCCGTCAGCGAGGGTTACCGCGGCGACTTCAGCGGCCTGTTCGCCGGCATGACCATCGCCATGCTCCCGGTCCTGGCCGCCTACCTGATCTTCCACCGTCAGGTCCAGAGCGGCCTGTCCGCGGGCCAGCTCCGCTGA
- a CDS encoding PqqD family protein, with protein MSADLRPATWLDAPIGLAPQVSLVDGADGNPLLFDAETGTYVRLSRTGARLVPLLDGSRTGVALLDAATRSRGPDGVRDRSPALLSFLTDLRAAGVLTVAPEPRRGRRRWFPWLIRLTPRVRIPARHLNLLLRPPARLLTRFPRGALSTALLLAAAATAAIALALLAPGPPSFVGPPWLLIVGALVVQAAVHEMGHATVCQALGVPVREAGIKLFFWLLPMTYVDRTDAYRVRSRTGRAAVALIGPLVDLLAAGLTGLLVLTAPDRFADLRWLLGMQLFVVLNNLNPLLPLTDGHHAMEAAMGELNLRDRAFRYLGHVLFRMPLSAAHQAVSATRRGIYLLYGLVSAAYLALLLTMIGTNYYRLLAAAF; from the coding sequence ATGTCCGCAGACCTTCGCCCCGCCACCTGGCTGGACGCGCCGATCGGCCTCGCGCCCCAGGTCAGCCTGGTCGACGGAGCCGACGGCAACCCGCTGCTCTTCGACGCCGAGACCGGCACCTACGTGCGTCTGAGCCGGACCGGCGCCCGCCTCGTCCCGCTGCTCGACGGCAGCCGCACCGGCGTCGCGCTGCTCGACGCGGCCACCCGCTCCCGTGGCCCGGACGGCGTCCGCGACCGCTCCCCGGCCCTGCTGTCGTTCCTCACCGACCTGCGGGCCGCCGGCGTGCTCACCGTCGCCCCCGAACCGCGCCGCGGCCGCCGCCGCTGGTTTCCCTGGCTGATCCGGCTCACCCCGCGCGTCCGGATCCCGGCCCGGCACCTCAACCTGCTGCTGCGCCCGCCGGCCCGGCTGCTCACCCGCTTCCCGCGCGGCGCGCTCAGCACCGCCCTGCTGCTCGCCGCGGCGGCCACCGCGGCCATCGCCCTCGCGCTGCTCGCCCCCGGGCCGCCGTCCTTCGTCGGCCCGCCGTGGCTGCTGATCGTCGGTGCGCTGGTGGTCCAGGCCGCCGTCCACGAGATGGGCCACGCCACCGTCTGCCAGGCGCTCGGCGTTCCGGTCCGGGAGGCCGGGATCAAGCTGTTCTTCTGGCTCCTCCCGATGACCTACGTCGACCGCACCGACGCCTACCGGGTGCGCTCCCGCACCGGCCGCGCCGCGGTCGCCCTGATCGGCCCCCTGGTCGATCTGCTCGCCGCCGGTCTCACCGGTCTGCTCGTGCTGACCGCGCCGGACCGCTTCGCCGACCTGCGCTGGCTGCTGGGCATGCAGCTGTTCGTCGTCCTGAACAACCTCAACCCGCTGCTGCCCCTCACCGACGGCCACCACGCCATGGAAGCCGCCATGGGCGAGCTGAACCTGCGCGACCGCGCCTTCCGCTACCTGGGCCACGTCCTGTTCCGGATGCCGCTCTCCGCCGCCCACCAGGCCGTCTCCGCCACCCGCCGCGGCATCTACCTGCTGTACGGCCTGGTCAGCGCCGCCTATCTGGCCCTGCTCCTCACCATGATCGGCACCAACTACTACCGCCTGCTCGCCGCCGCCTTCTAG
- a CDS encoding N-acetylmuramic acid 6-phosphate etherase → MRHVEEASLSRTEERNPRSTTMDRMSTLDLLCLINAEDRLVAPAVTAVLPELAAAVELAVSALTDGNRVHYFGAGTSGRIAVLDAAELIPTFGLAPDRVVAHLAGGLPALTRPAEDAEDDEFAGAAAATAVVAGDVGVGVTASGSTPYVRAALAQARAAGAKTVLISANPASPMAAEVDVHIAPDTGPEVLTGSTRMKAGTAQKMVLNAFSTATMVRLGRTWSNLMTDMLASNAKLRDRQIRILAEATGVSPASCETALQEADGDAKVALVALLADVGIDSAARALTTVDRNVHRALRLLL, encoded by the coding sequence ATGAGGCACGTCGAGGAAGCGTCGCTGTCGCGCACCGAGGAGCGCAACCCGCGCAGCACCACCATGGACCGGATGTCCACGCTCGACCTGCTGTGCCTGATCAACGCGGAGGACCGCCTGGTCGCGCCGGCCGTCACCGCGGTGCTGCCCGAGCTGGCCGCCGCGGTCGAGCTCGCGGTCAGTGCGCTCACCGACGGCAACCGGGTGCACTACTTCGGCGCCGGCACCTCCGGACGCATCGCCGTGCTCGACGCCGCCGAGCTCATCCCGACCTTCGGCCTGGCCCCCGACCGGGTCGTCGCCCACCTGGCCGGCGGCCTGCCGGCACTGACCCGCCCGGCCGAGGACGCCGAGGACGACGAGTTCGCCGGCGCCGCGGCGGCCACCGCGGTCGTCGCCGGAGACGTCGGCGTCGGGGTCACCGCCAGCGGGAGTACGCCGTACGTCCGCGCCGCCCTGGCCCAGGCGCGCGCCGCGGGCGCGAAGACCGTCCTGATCTCGGCGAACCCGGCGTCGCCGATGGCCGCCGAGGTGGACGTGCACATCGCCCCGGACACCGGTCCGGAAGTGCTCACCGGGTCGACCCGGATGAAGGCCGGGACCGCGCAGAAGATGGTGCTCAACGCCTTCTCCACGGCCACCATGGTGCGGCTCGGCCGGACCTGGTCCAACCTGATGACCGACATGCTGGCCAGCAACGCCAAACTCCGCGACCGGCAGATCCGGATCCTGGCCGAGGCGACCGGGGTCTCCCCGGCCTCCTGCGAGACCGCCCTGCAGGAGGCCGACGGGGACGCCAAGGTCGCCCTGGTCGCCCTGCTCGCCGACGTCGGCATCGACAGCGCGGCCCGCGCCCTGACCACCGTGGACCGCAACGTCCACCGCGCCCTACGCCTGCTCCTCTGA
- a CDS encoding MarR family winged helix-turn-helix transcriptional regulator, giving the protein MPYRPADVALAVKRLQHRHHRALTAALAPLGLSLPQWDTLRHLHRHPDASLHDLAVRTFQTDQSFGSLATRMVDRGLIERVPGPGRAVRHRLTPEGERLRAAGQQLADEVVATSFAALTPTQLDDLGTLLHAALG; this is encoded by the coding sequence GTGCCCTACCGCCCCGCCGACGTCGCCCTGGCCGTCAAACGCCTCCAGCACCGCCACCACCGCGCCCTGACCGCGGCACTGGCTCCACTGGGCCTGTCCCTGCCCCAGTGGGACACCCTGCGCCACCTGCACCGGCACCCGGACGCCTCGCTGCACGACCTGGCCGTCCGCACCTTCCAGACCGACCAGTCCTTCGGCTCCCTGGCCACCCGCATGGTCGACCGCGGCCTGATCGAACGCGTGCCCGGGCCGGGCCGGGCCGTCAGACACCGCCTCACCCCGGAGGGCGAACGCCTGCGGGCCGCCGGCCAGCAGCTCGCCGACGAGGTCGTCGCGACGTCCTTCGCCGCCCTCACCCCCACCCAGCTCGACGACCTGGGCACCCTGCTCCACGCTGCACTGGGGTGA
- the ngcE gene encoding N-acetylglucosamine/diacetylchitobiose ABC transporter substrate-binding protein, protein MEYDVSRRDLLRCAAGVAAVGALGGCALGGGDVPGDPTVTRPVSAANPLGVPADAPLEVVIFNGGFGEDYAREHEARYRQRYPRARIRHSATQQIAETLQPRFVAGDPPDVVDNSGGSQIDFNALVGQGALADLTDLLDAPSLDDPTVRVRDTLLPGIVEVGSYGGRFLTLNYAYSAYGIWYSRKLFEARGWSYPRTWDEMIALCRRIKAAGIAPWTYPGVHARYMSWPILAAAAKLGGLGVLKAIDNLEPGAWRHEAVRTAAEAYRQLAVDGFLQPGAAGMDHIQAQTEWCRGRAAFVSCGSWLENEMRSVTPPDFAMTVAPTPSFTATDSMPFTAFRGTGSEPFIVPAKAKNVRGGLEYLRIMLSRTAAAAFTTRVGSLTAVAGATGGQPLSAGLTAVTAMVDASRGSAFTWLYATYYRKLERERVNAATLDLLTGRCTGAQWCDRIQRSADECAADPGVKKYQRV, encoded by the coding sequence ATGGAGTACGACGTGAGCAGGCGCGACCTGCTCCGGTGCGCCGCCGGGGTGGCCGCCGTGGGCGCCCTCGGCGGATGCGCCCTGGGCGGCGGCGACGTGCCCGGCGACCCCACCGTGACCCGGCCGGTCAGCGCGGCCAACCCGCTCGGCGTGCCGGCGGACGCCCCCCTCGAAGTGGTGATCTTCAACGGCGGGTTCGGCGAGGACTACGCCCGGGAGCACGAGGCGCGCTACCGGCAGCGGTACCCGCGGGCGCGGATCCGGCACTCGGCGACCCAGCAGATCGCCGAGACGCTGCAACCCCGGTTCGTCGCCGGCGACCCGCCCGACGTGGTCGACAACTCCGGCGGCAGCCAGATCGACTTCAACGCGCTGGTCGGCCAGGGCGCGCTGGCCGACCTGACCGACCTGCTCGACGCGCCCAGCCTGGACGACCCGACCGTGCGGGTGCGCGACACCCTGCTGCCGGGGATCGTCGAGGTGGGGTCGTACGGCGGCAGGTTCCTGACCCTCAACTACGCCTATTCGGCGTACGGGATCTGGTATTCGCGCAAGCTCTTCGAGGCGCGCGGCTGGAGCTATCCGCGCACCTGGGACGAGATGATCGCCCTGTGCCGGCGGATCAAGGCGGCCGGCATCGCCCCGTGGACCTACCCGGGGGTGCATGCCCGATACATGAGCTGGCCGATCCTGGCGGCCGCCGCCAAACTCGGCGGCCTCGGCGTGCTCAAGGCGATCGACAACCTGGAGCCGGGCGCCTGGCGCCACGAGGCGGTGCGGACCGCCGCCGAGGCGTACCGCCAGCTGGCCGTCGACGGATTCCTGCAGCCGGGCGCCGCCGGCATGGACCACATCCAGGCGCAGACCGAATGGTGCCGGGGGCGGGCCGCCTTCGTCTCCTGCGGATCCTGGCTGGAGAACGAGATGAGGTCGGTGACACCGCCCGATTTCGCGATGACCGTGGCACCCACCCCCAGCTTCACCGCTACCGACAGCATGCCGTTCACGGCGTTCCGCGGCACCGGCAGCGAACCGTTCATCGTCCCGGCGAAGGCGAAGAACGTCCGTGGCGGCCTGGAATACCTGCGCATCATGCTGTCCAGGACGGCCGCCGCCGCCTTCACCACCCGGGTCGGCAGCCTGACCGCGGTGGCCGGCGCCACCGGGGGGCAGCCGCTCAGCGCCGGGCTGACCGCGGTCACCGCGATGGTCGACGCGTCCCGGGGCTCGGCGTTCACCTGGCTCTACGCCACCTACTACCGCAAGCTGGAACGGGAACGGGTGAACGCGGCCACCCTCGACCTGCTGACCGGGCGCTGCACCGGCGCCCAATGGTGCGACCGGATCCAGCGGTCCGCCGACGAATGCGCCGCGGATCCGGGTGTCAAGAAGTACCAGCGGGTCTGA
- a CDS encoding carbohydrate ABC transporter permease — protein MRGRRPFIAAFLIPSLLLYGVFVVSPYAQAFPIAGTDWAGLSPSYDFVGLDNFRRLLGDAYFWTALRHNGLLLVLLPVVTITLGLFFASMISVGGRGDRAGIHGVRGSGFYRVVYFFPQVLSVAIVGVLWKQMYGPNTGLVNGTLRAIGLERFTTPWLGDPRFAFWCVFAVLVWMNVGFYVVLFSAAMQAVPRDLYEAALLDGANRLTTLVRLTVPLLWDTIQVAWVYLAIIAMDGFAIVQLVTDGGPGSASDVVGLRLYRTAFGDGRFGYASAIGVAMFFLTLTVAAMFLRVTRRETVEL, from the coding sequence ATGCGCGGCAGACGACCGTTCATCGCGGCCTTCCTGATCCCGTCCCTGCTGCTGTACGGCGTCTTCGTGGTGTCGCCGTACGCGCAGGCGTTCCCGATCGCCGGCACCGACTGGGCGGGGCTGTCACCGTCGTACGACTTCGTCGGCCTGGACAATTTCCGGCGGCTGCTCGGCGACGCGTACTTCTGGACCGCGCTGCGGCACAACGGGCTGCTGCTCGTGCTGCTGCCGGTGGTGACGATCACGCTCGGACTGTTCTTCGCCTCGATGATCAGCGTGGGGGGACGGGGCGACCGGGCCGGGATCCACGGCGTACGCGGCTCGGGTTTCTATCGGGTGGTCTACTTCTTTCCGCAGGTGCTGTCCGTGGCCATCGTCGGCGTGCTGTGGAAACAGATGTACGGGCCGAACACCGGGCTGGTCAACGGAACACTGCGCGCGATCGGCCTGGAACGGTTCACCACGCCCTGGCTCGGCGACCCGCGGTTCGCGTTCTGGTGCGTGTTCGCCGTTCTCGTCTGGATGAACGTCGGCTTCTACGTGGTGCTGTTCAGCGCCGCCATGCAGGCCGTGCCGCGGGACCTGTACGAGGCGGCGCTGCTGGACGGCGCGAACCGGCTCACCACCCTGGTCCGGCTGACCGTGCCGCTGCTCTGGGACACCATCCAGGTGGCCTGGGTGTATCTGGCGATCATCGCGATGGACGGATTCGCCATCGTGCAGCTCGTCACCGACGGCGGCCCCGGATCGGCGTCCGACGTGGTCGGCCTGCGGCTCTACCGGACGGCGTTCGGCGACGGCCGCTTCGGCTACGCGTCGGCGATCGGGGTGGCGATGTTCTTCCTGACCCTCACCGTGGCCGCGATGTTCCTGCGGGTCACCCGCCGGGAGACGGTGGAGCTGTGA
- a CDS encoding MurR/RpiR family transcriptional regulator → MTGRQGGDTIVVRARGLLPALSPAEQRVARVIVEEADTAARLTITGLAERAGASETTVIRFCRAMGFNGYSQLRLTLAAEAGRASGAAGDDEPVGSDISQSDDLGQVVKKIAFADARAVEETATQLDLAVLEQVVDLIAGARRVDIYGVGASAFVALDLQLKLHRIGRVAYAWSDTHLALTSAALLDERDVAVGISHTGATIDTIDAFAEAGRHGARTVALTNFPKSPITRVADLVLTTAARETTFRSGAMASRLAQLTVIDCVFVGVAQRTYQQTRAALDATYTAVQPRRLGADRRH, encoded by the coding sequence ATGACCGGACGACAGGGCGGCGACACCATCGTGGTACGGGCCCGCGGCCTGCTCCCCGCGCTCTCCCCCGCCGAGCAGCGCGTCGCCCGGGTGATCGTCGAGGAGGCCGACACCGCGGCCCGGCTCACCATCACCGGCCTGGCCGAGCGGGCCGGCGCCAGCGAGACCACGGTCATCCGGTTCTGCCGGGCGATGGGCTTCAACGGATACTCCCAGCTGCGGCTCACCCTGGCCGCCGAGGCCGGCCGCGCGTCCGGGGCGGCCGGCGACGACGAGCCGGTCGGCAGCGACATCAGCCAGAGCGACGACCTCGGCCAGGTGGTCAAGAAGATCGCCTTCGCCGACGCGCGGGCCGTCGAGGAGACCGCCACCCAGCTCGACCTCGCCGTCCTGGAGCAGGTCGTCGACCTGATCGCCGGGGCCCGCCGGGTCGACATCTACGGGGTCGGCGCGAGCGCCTTCGTCGCCTTGGACCTCCAGCTCAAACTGCACCGGATCGGCCGGGTGGCCTACGCGTGGAGCGACACCCACCTGGCCCTGACCAGTGCCGCCCTGCTCGACGAGCGGGACGTCGCGGTCGGCATCTCGCACACCGGCGCCACCATCGACACCATCGACGCGTTCGCCGAGGCCGGCCGGCACGGCGCTCGCACCGTCGCGCTGACCAACTTCCCGAAATCGCCGATCACCCGGGTCGCCGACCTCGTGCTGACCACCGCGGCCCGCGAGACGACGTTCCGCTCCGGCGCGATGGCCAGCCGGCTGGCCCAGCTCACCGTCATCGACTGCGTGTTCGTCGGGGTCGCCCAGCGCACCTACCAGCAGACCAGGGCAGCTCTGGACGCCACCTACACCGCCGTCCAGCCGCGCCGGCTGGGCGCTGACCGGAGGCACTGA
- a CDS encoding serine hydrolase codes for MVRLVLSVAVGLVTGLPAVTPADVAFRHDVLRPGTAAQAGLRPAPIGELRDVAAAHLRPTPDHPGHPSYAGATVLAAHHGIVVARFAVGDAVRYTATAAGIAELPPARRVPARVDTIWDLASLTKLFTTIVVLQQVQAGRVGLDAPVAAYVPEFAAGGKAAVTVRQLLTHTSGLPAFRPLYATEPTPAARLAAALRTPVTPGTTPGRQYVYSDLGMIALGVLVERVTGRRLDRVVHDGVTGPLGMRDTGYRPGRAARHRIAATEYQPHVHRGLVRGVVHDENAWALGGVAGHAGIFATVDDLAVLCQTLLDGGEYHGHRILSAAMVRAALTANPGGRGLGFELAARTYMGGLTSPVTFGHTGFTGTSVVIDPVRQSFLILLSNRVHPDRAWGTDTAARRALADAFAAAHP; via the coding sequence ATGGTCAGGCTCGTGCTCAGCGTGGCGGTCGGGCTCGTCACCGGCCTGCCCGCGGTCACCCCGGCCGACGTGGCGTTCCGGCACGACGTGCTGCGCCCGGGCACCGCCGCACAGGCCGGTCTGCGACCCGCTCCGATCGGCGAACTGCGCGATGTCGCGGCGGCCCACCTGCGGCCGACACCCGACCACCCCGGGCACCCGTCGTACGCCGGTGCCACCGTGCTCGCCGCGCACCACGGCATCGTGGTGGCCCGCTTCGCGGTGGGTGACGCGGTCCGCTACACCGCGACCGCCGCCGGGATCGCCGAGCTGCCGCCCGCCCGGCGCGTCCCGGCCCGGGTGGACACCATCTGGGACCTGGCGTCGCTCACCAAACTGTTCACCACGATCGTGGTGCTGCAGCAGGTGCAGGCCGGGCGGGTGGGCCTGGACGCGCCGGTCGCCGCGTACGTGCCGGAGTTCGCGGCCGGTGGCAAGGCCGCGGTCACCGTCCGGCAGCTGCTCACCCACACCTCCGGGCTGCCCGCGTTCCGGCCGCTCTACGCCACCGAGCCGACCCCCGCGGCCCGGCTCGCCGCGGCGCTGCGCACGCCGGTCACCCCGGGGACCACGCCCGGCCGGCAGTACGTCTACTCCGACCTCGGCATGATCGCGCTCGGCGTGCTGGTCGAACGGGTCACAGGCAGGCGCCTGGACCGGGTGGTGCACGACGGGGTGACCGGGCCGCTCGGCATGCGCGACACCGGCTACCGGCCGGGGCGCGCGGCGCGTCACCGGATCGCGGCGACGGAATATCAGCCGCACGTCCATCGTGGTCTGGTCCGGGGGGTCGTGCACGACGAGAACGCCTGGGCGCTGGGCGGCGTGGCCGGGCACGCCGGGATCTTCGCCACCGTGGACGACCTCGCCGTGCTCTGCCAGACGCTGCTCGACGGCGGCGAGTACCACGGGCACCGGATCCTGTCCGCGGCGATGGTCCGCGCGGCGCTCACCGCGAACCCCGGCGGCCGCGGGCTCGGCTTCGAGCTGGCCGCCCGCACCTACATGGGCGGCCTGACGTCACCCGTCACTTTCGGACACACCGGGTTCACCGGCACGTCCGTGGTGATCGACCCGGTGCGTCAGTCCTTCCTCATCCTGCTCAGCAACCGGGTGCATCCGGACCGGGCGTGGGGCACCGACACCGCGGCCCGCCGGGCGCTGGCCGACGCGTTCGCCGCCGCCCATCCGTGA
- a CDS encoding exo-beta-N-acetylmuramidase NamZ domain-containing protein yields the protein MIPLLNRRGFLAGTVALSTGAGASAPPSRVPVVTGSDRLAADGWAPLKGQRIGVVANPTAVDRRYRHVVDLMHAAGIEIGGVFGPEHGFRGSAQAGGGEGTGTDARTGLTVYDAYAADPQRWLAMFRAAGVRTVVFDLQDVGARFYTYIYTLYDSMVAAARLGLRYVVLDRPNPIGGHAAGPMMTDGYTSGVGRLRIAQQHGMTVGELARFYDGEFVPAAAGRPARPEVISCRGWTGGLRAGDTDLPWVLPSPNMPTPDTALVYPGTGMVEGVAALSEGRGTTRPFELIGGPGFGFRWHDRVAALGLPGVAFREAYFTPTVDKFAGRLCAGVEIKVIDPRAYDPIRTAVGMLTEARREAAFAWRVDSGATYWIDLLTGSSRLRTMIDAGAGVDEVTGAWAGELAAFDQRRQPYLLYARR from the coding sequence GTGATCCCTTTGCTGAACCGACGCGGGTTCCTGGCCGGCACGGTCGCCCTGTCCACCGGCGCCGGCGCGTCCGCCCCGCCGTCCCGCGTCCCGGTGGTGACCGGATCGGATCGGCTGGCGGCGGACGGCTGGGCCCCCCTGAAAGGCCAGCGGATCGGCGTGGTGGCCAACCCGACCGCCGTCGACCGGCGGTACCGGCACGTGGTCGACCTGATGCACGCGGCCGGGATCGAGATCGGCGGGGTGTTCGGCCCGGAGCACGGGTTCCGCGGCTCGGCGCAGGCCGGCGGCGGCGAGGGCACCGGCACCGACGCGCGCACCGGACTGACCGTGTACGACGCCTACGCCGCCGACCCGCAGCGGTGGCTGGCGATGTTCCGCGCGGCCGGCGTGCGGACCGTCGTCTTCGACCTGCAGGACGTCGGGGCGCGGTTCTACACCTACATCTACACGCTGTACGACTCGATGGTCGCCGCGGCCCGGCTCGGTTTGCGCTACGTCGTGCTGGACCGTCCGAATCCGATCGGCGGACACGCGGCCGGCCCGATGATGACCGACGGCTACACCTCCGGGGTCGGCCGGCTCCGGATCGCCCAGCAGCACGGGATGACCGTGGGCGAGCTGGCCCGGTTCTACGACGGCGAGTTCGTCCCCGCCGCGGCCGGGCGGCCGGCCCGGCCGGAAGTGATCAGCTGCCGCGGGTGGACCGGCGGGCTCCGGGCCGGCGACACCGACCTGCCGTGGGTGCTGCCCAGCCCGAACATGCCCACCCCGGACACCGCGCTCGTCTATCCCGGCACCGGCATGGTCGAGGGCGTCGCCGCGCTCTCCGAGGGGCGCGGCACCACCCGGCCGTTCGAGCTGATCGGCGGCCCCGGCTTCGGCTTCCGCTGGCACGACCGGGTGGCCGCGCTGGGGTTGCCCGGCGTCGCGTTCCGCGAGGCCTACTTCACGCCCACGGTCGACAAGTTCGCCGGCCGGCTGTGCGCGGGGGTCGAGATCAAGGTCATCGACCCGCGGGCGTACGACCCGATCCGCACCGCCGTGGGCATGCTGACCGAGGCGCGCCGGGAGGCCGCCTTCGCCTGGCGGGTCGACAGTGGCGCGACGTATTGGATCGATCTGCTCACCGGGTCGTCCCGGCTGCGCACGATGATCGACGCGGGCGCGGGCGTCGACGAGGTGACCGGGGCGTGGGCCGGTGAGCTGGCCGCCTTCGACCAGCGCCGGCAGCCCTACCTGCTCTATGCGCGCCGGTGA
- a CDS encoding membrane protein — MSQPGSPANRATSDPLTANPLDNQTEDGLRDLIAKVPAVTVGFWVVKVLATTLGETGGDSLSMSMRLGYLVSTMIFAVVFVAAVILQVRATRFHQWVYWFTIVATTTLGTTIADYVDRSLGLGYPGGTTILVICLACSFALWYKATGTIAVTSIQTPRTEAFYWLTILFSQTLGTALGDWTADTIGLEYTGGALLFTALLAILAAAYRWTRLSRTLLFWAAFVLTRPLGAVVGDFLDKPIAKGGLNLDRYAASAALLIAIVAILFARRQHPATRPH; from the coding sequence ATGTCGCAGCCCGGATCACCCGCCAACCGAGCCACCTCAGACCCGCTGACGGCGAACCCGCTGGATAACCAGACGGAGGACGGACTGCGCGATCTCATCGCCAAAGTCCCGGCCGTCACTGTCGGCTTCTGGGTTGTCAAGGTACTGGCCACCACTCTCGGCGAGACAGGCGGCGACTCGCTGTCCATGTCCATGCGCCTGGGCTACCTGGTCAGCACCATGATCTTCGCGGTGGTGTTCGTGGCCGCCGTCATCCTGCAGGTCCGGGCGACACGGTTCCATCAATGGGTGTACTGGTTCACCATCGTCGCAACCACGACCCTGGGCACCACGATCGCCGACTACGTCGACCGGTCCCTCGGACTCGGCTACCCTGGCGGCACCACCATCCTGGTCATCTGTCTGGCGTGCTCCTTTGCCCTCTGGTACAAAGCCACCGGCACCATCGCCGTGACCAGCATTCAGACCCCGCGCACCGAAGCGTTCTACTGGCTCACCATCCTGTTCTCACAAACCCTCGGCACCGCCCTGGGCGACTGGACCGCCGACACGATCGGCCTCGAATACACCGGCGGCGCCCTGCTGTTCACCGCTCTGCTGGCCATCCTCGCCGCCGCCTACCGGTGGACCCGGCTGTCGCGCACCCTGCTGTTCTGGGCCGCCTTCGTCCTCACCCGCCCGCTCGGCGCCGTCGTCGGTGACTTTCTCGACAAACCCATCGCCAAAGGCGGCCTCAACCTCGACCGCTACGCCGCCTCCGCCGCGCTGCTCATCGCGATCGTGGCAATCCTGTTCGCCCGACGCCAACACCCGGCCACACGCCCACACTGA
- a CDS encoding STAS domain-containing protein, whose translation MTTTTVDVNTSTDGTLIIHPHGALDATDAVGLSRTLVQAIRRTRPLRLILDLADVHDLDPINLGTLAAACHLGDDHQVAVFLDHSSARIAEELTEAGVPRHRLRNII comes from the coding sequence ATGACGACCACCACGGTCGACGTCAACACCAGCACCGACGGCACTCTCATCATTCATCCGCACGGCGCTCTCGACGCCACCGACGCCGTCGGACTCAGCCGCACCCTCGTGCAGGCCATCCGCCGCACCCGCCCACTGCGTCTCATTCTGGACCTGGCTGACGTCCACGATCTCGACCCGATCAACCTCGGCACGCTCGCTGCCGCGTGCCACCTTGGTGATGATCACCAGGTTGCCGTGTTCCTCGACCACAGCTCAGCACGAATCGCCGAAGAACTGACCGAAGCGGGTGTTCCCCGACACCGCCTGCGCAACATCATTTGA